CATTTACACAGTAGATAACTTTTCATAAAATACTAGAAAAAAAGAAAGTCCGAAAATCCGGATATCATTCCGGATTTTCGGACTACAAGAGGTCGTGTTTATTGAGCTTATCATAAAGTGTGGATCTGCTGACGCCAAGTTCGTTGGCTGTAAGTATCTTGTCACCTTGATTTCTTTCCAGGCTTTGCTTCAGCACCCATTTTTCTGTTTCCTCCATAATATCCTTAAGCTTTTTATTGTTGAACCGGTAAATGGCGTTTTGCGTCTGCATGTAATCCGGCAGTGATTCGAGAGTGATCTGCTCCCCTTTGGTCAGGTGGACCGCCGCCTCAATAATATTTTCAAGCTCACGGATATTTCCCGGCCAGCTATAGGATTTCAATACGGCCATCACTTGACGGTCAATTCCAGCAATCCGCTTACCCAGCCGGTTGGTGACTTTGTTTATAAAATGATCGATTAAAAGCGATAAATCCTCGGCGCGTTCCCTTAATGACGGGACGCTGAATGGAACGACATTTACCCGGTAAAACAAATCCTCCCTGAACCGCTTCTCCTCAATCATCTTTTCAAGCGGCCGGTTCGTGGCCGCAATGATACGTACATTCACCGATACAGACCTGGTCGAGCCAATCGGCTCTATCTCACCGTCCTGCAAAGCGCGCAGCAGCTTGACCTGCATGCTCAATGGCATATCACCGATTTCATCCAGGAAAAGCGTTCCTCCGTCGGCCAGCTGGAATTTTCCTTTTTTGCCGCCCTTTTTTGCTCCGGTAAACGCCCCTTCTTCATATCCAAAGAGCTCCGATTCGAGAAGGTTTTCCGGTATCGCTCCACAGTTGACCTTGATGAACGGTTTCTGGCTTCGGCTGCTGAGCTGGTGGATGCTGTGTGCAAAAAGCTCCTTTCCTGTACCGCTTTCTCCCCTGATCAGGATAGAAATATCGCTGTTTGATACCATTTTTACTTTTTCTTTCAGATTGATAATTTGCTGGGATTCTCCCAATATATCATCAAGCGTGTATTTAACGCCTGAATCAATTTTTTGGATGTAAGGCTGCATCCTTGTAATCAGACTTTTGACATGGCTGTCCATTTTCATCCATTCTTGAGTATCCCTGAAAAACACTGTCCCGAACGCAGCAATGACTTCACCGTTTTTGATAATTGGCACCCTGTTAGCAATCATATAATTACCTTTGATATATTGCAGGTCCGCAAGTTCCTCCTTGCCTGTCTTGGCGACAATATGCATCCTTGTATTCTCAATCACTTCGGTCACATGCCTGCCAATCGTTTCTTCTCGGTTTACCTCAAGGAATTCGCAATAATTGTGATTGATATAAATGATCCTTCCTTCCCTGTCAACGACGACCAGCCACTCAAACGCGTTCTCGACAATGGTTTCAATGATATCTGCGGGTATATGTAATAGCTTCGTATTCATCCTTGTCCCCTGTTTTTTCTTTTGATTTTATCATACTTTTCAGAAAATAAATGAACACAAAATAAAAAGCACCCAACTGAGTGCTCTTCCTTACATCAACTGCATTGTGGTAATGCAGGTATTATCATTTTTAAAAGTGGAGATTTCCGCTTCTGCTTTTTTTCCGTTATGTTCGATCAAAACGGTATACTTTTGATCTCTAGGAAGCCACAGGTCGATAAATCCATTGGCCTGTGATTTTATTTTCTCATCGACAATCACTTTGCCATCCATATCCTCAATATAAACATCAAACTCTTCCTCAACCATCTCACCTTGACAACCTGTCAAGCTATGATTCGTTCAAGGATGGGTTTCATTTTCATAAGGAGCGATCGAGACAAAGAAATCTTCACCAGATAGATCGTAGACTTTCTTTTCTCCTTCACTGTCGGCGACCATCAGTTCATGTGAGGTGATGGAGGCATTGTCGCCCTTGATCTTGCCCGAGCTGTAATCACTCACCAATTCCTTGATGTTTTGCTGTTGTTTTTCAGGTTCTGCCGTTTTTTCGCCGCTATTGCACCCAGCCAGTAAACCGGCAGCCAATAAGGCCATTCCGAGGAGTTTAAATTTCAACCCCATTCACCTCCTTGTCTTTCAAACTATGGTTATATTATAAACTCATAGTCCTATCATAGAGTGAAAATATGCATTTTTTATCGAGAAAAAATGCATAAATTGTGTCATAAAAAAGAAGCTGAACAATGTGAGCAGCTTCTCTCATGTATTACGCGCTTGCAGCGACCTTATGTGCTTCTTTCAATTTCCGGTCGTATATTACGGTTGTGAAAATCCCGATGAATATGATTGCTATCAGTATCGCAAATAACATCGACATGCCGTACAGGTCGACAAGGATTCCGCCCATGAGCGGACCGACCATCCTCCCGCCGGTTGCTGTGCTGTTGACGATCCCCTGATAAAAGCCTTCGCGCCCCTTTGGAGCCAGGTCATTCGCGATGGTAGGCACTGCTGGCCAGATCAGCATCTCGCCAACGGTCAGTATCACCATTCCAGCTACAAATCCAGAAAAAGCCTGAGCCCCAGCCGCGACAGCATACGAAACCATGAAGATAACCATCCCGATGATGATTTGCAGCTTCATTTTATTCTGGAACGGCTTAATCAGTCGGTTGACAACTGGCTGCCCAAGGACGATCAGGGCACCGTTGATTGTCCAGAGTATGCTGTACTGGTTCAGGGAGATATTCAGCTGTTGGGTATAAGCGGCAATTGTTGTTTGCCACTGTACGTAACCGACCCAGCAAAGCAAATAGCCGACTGACAGGATCAGCAGTGCATAAAGCTTGGTATGGCTTTTGACCGCTCCGTTTTCCTGAAGGACGTTCGTTTGCGCCGCCGCACGTGTATTGATGCTGCGGTAGCCAAAAACCGCAATCATCATGAAAATCAGGTACATGGCTGCGTTCGCCATGAATATTAACTGGAACGAGTAGGATGCTACAAGTCCGCCTAGCGCGGCACCAACAGCGACCCCAAGGTTCTGGGCCACGTAGATAGCGTTGAATGCTTTCCTGCCGCCTTCCTTCCAGACCGATCCAGCCATCGCATACATCGCCGGAAAAACAATTCCCGAGCCAAAACCAACCAGGGTCAAAAAGAAAATATACTGCGGCCATCCGGACCAAAAGGTCAATCCCATCAGTGCCAGAATCGTAATGCCGATTCCGAGAATGATAGACTTGTAACCGCCAATTTTATCAAAAAGGCTTCCGCCAAACAGATTGCCGATGACACTGGCTGCAGAATTAAGCATCAGTACGATACCCGCAACGGACAGTGACTTGCCTAAATGTTCATGTATATAGATTGTATTCAAAGGCCATAAAAAAGAGGAACCAGTAACATTGACTGCCATCCCGATAATTAAAAGCCACAAGGCTCTAGGCATGAAAAACGCCTTCTTTCACTGATTAATTTGCGAATGTCAAAGTAATTTTAGAGGTTTTTATCTAGGGTTGCAATAGGAATTTCTAATGGAATTTGAAGTTTAAATTTTCTATTTCTTTGGGGGTTTGACTGGAAAAATAGTTTAATTTTTTCCAGTTCGCGGAATTACATGCCATTTTCGCGGAATCGCGCGCTGGTTTCGCGGAATAAACTGCTATTTCCGCGGAATTATCGGGTAGTTTCGCGGAATAAAAGATGTCTGAGCAGAATATAGCGGGGATGGACGGAGGATTCTTAATGTTTGCTGCATGCATTACTGGATTCTTCTACTGTTTTTTCTGAAATGCAGCTATTTTTGGCAGTCAAAGGCTAAGCTCCAGATAACATGTCAGATTTGAACATGGAATAATTGACACCCATCCACTTTTCTGCAAAACTAAAGAAAACACCGTACAAAGTACCATTTGCACAGTGTTTTCCTATTTATCTATTCTCTAAATGTACTATTCTCTATTTTTTCGGAGCTGGCTGTTGTGCCGGGAAGTAACTGTTGACTGCTTTGTCTTTCTTCTTGAAGTTATCTTTTTCGTCGTAAACAGCCTTCTTCACTTTTTCAATCTCCGTTTTGACTTCTTCCAGGTTTACACCTTTCTTGGTCAGTTCTTCGATGGCAATATTGATTGCTGCGTTCGATTCTTCAATGGAAACCCTCAATGAATCCATAGCTCCCTGCGGATTATGGAATCCTGCCGAACTTTCAGCCGCTACGATATCCCAGAACCATTGTCCTTTTCTGATATGCTCCTGAGCCTGCTTGATTTTTTCTTCGCTTACTCCTGATGTGATCATTTTATTCACATAATAGTGTGAGGTAATTGAAATATCCTCAGCCTTATGAAGGGCTTCCATATGTGTATCCTGGATACCGATTACACGTTCTTTCAGCTCTTCCATATCCCTGTTGGTATGGCAGGTTGCGCATGATTGATCCATAGTCTTCAGTGGCGATGTCCACCAGTGTGAGCTGATTTTCTTTTTGCCGTCTACCCTGTCATATGGCATGTGACAGTCTGCACATGTGACGCCAGCTTCGCCATGCGGACCTTCGATATGGGTCTCAAAATCAGGGTGCTGGGATTTTAGCATTGGCGTTCCCGAGATATTGTGCACCCAGTCCTTCTCGAAGCCTTTTTCTTTGGCGGTAGTTTCATAGTATTCATACATGTCTTCCGGCTTGAAGCCATTTGCCCAAGGAAAAGTAACTTCCCCGTTATCAGCTGCAAAATAGTATTCTACGTGACACTGCCCGCAGACGTAGTTCCTCATGTCATTTTTCGTTGGGTTGGACATGTCGATGCCCTGAGATTCCATAGCTTTGATGAAGCTAGGTCGGGTGACGCGCAAATCCATGGTCTGCGGGTCGTGGCAGTCTGAACAGCCGATTGGTGAGTGTCCCATTGCTTCTGCTTTCGGCCAGATGTCTTTGTTAAAATTGCCGCTCCAGTAGTCATCGCCCATTTCCTCAATCATATGGGGAACAGCAGTCGATTTACATGTCAGACATGAACCGATTGACTTGTCTGTAATACGAGCAATTGCCCGGATATCCTCATTTGCATAGATATGGCCGCGGTCCTCGTTATACTCTGTGGCAAACCCGTAGCCGTTAAAAAGAACAGGCAAATACGGTTCCTTATCATGGTCAAACTTGCTTCGTTTGACGGAACCGCTGTATTTGGTGTCCTCCATTTTTTCATTTTGTTTATAGCTGTCATATTGAAGCGGGAAAAGATCCTTGAATGCCTCATTGCTGATTTCATCTTTGCTTAGCCCCGTTTTCAGCTCACTGGCTGAAGTTGCTTTTTCATCTGAACTGGAGCAGCCTGTTATGATGAGCATGACAGCCGCAAGGAGCAAATAGGCCCAGCGGAAATTTCTAGCCATTGTTCATCGTACCTCCTTTTTTCTCTAAAAGCTCGCCTGGTTTAGGCGGTTTAAAATAATCCTCTGTCTTGAAGCCTTTGCCATGCGGCACTGCCTGGTGACAGCTTGAACAGCTGTCTTTTGCATCATGCGATACATTATCCAGTGTGTTTTCATGGCAGCTGATGCAGTTTCCATTTATGACTTCGTCAGAGCTTCCTGTTGCATGGAGCACCTTGGGTATTTTTGCTTCCCCCAGTGTATTGAAATACACATGCGTCATGCCTGCTTTTGCCTTATAGGTATATTTTTTGACCATATTCTCGTGCGGCAAATGGCAATCCCCGCAGGCCAGGCCGGCGTGATTGGAATCAGAAAATGAGTCATGGACTTCTGTCATGATGTGGCAGCTTGAACAAAACTCCGGTGAATCCGTATAAGCCAGCGTCTTGACAGTCACGACAGAAACAATGATTCCAGCAAAAACACCAATGAATAACAGCATCTTCTTGTCTATCCCCAACAGCTTTTTCAGCATCTTTTTCACCTTTTTCACCTCCCTCATCGCAATCTACTAAAGGCTGCTGCAAAACAGTCTTATTAAAACACAATAGTGCTTTAACCAAGGTCAAGGTGATGTTTTTTCCTGGATGATCGCTATTAAATCATCCTTCGTTGTGGGGCCGGAGAAGCGTTCAACTATGATTCCGTTTCCGTCGACGATGATGGTCTCAGGCTGACCGATCACGTTGTATTCTTTTGATATCTCTTCTTTTGTATCCAGTAAATAAGTAAGCTTTGAGCCGCTTTCGCCAATGTATTTTTCCATCCGTCTTTTCGATTCGCCTTTGGCAAGGATCAATAGCTTTGCATCCTTATACTCTTTGCCGAATGCTTCAAGTTCAGGCGCTTCTTCAATGCATGGCGCACACCAGGTTGCGAAAAAATTCAGGACCACCGGCTGGCCTTTAAAATCGGAAAGCTTATAGGTGTTGCCATCGATATCCTGAAGCTCAAAATCGATGGCCTGGTCACCAGCCTGTGCGGATGTCTTCCCGCCCAGACCGCTGACCAAAAAGCCTAGGAGTCCCAGAACGGCAGCGATCACGATAACCGGAACAATTTTTTTGAGCATCTTCATCACCCGCTTTTAAAAATCTGAGTTCCATTCTTCAAGTAGTTCGATTTCTTTCTTCAGCTGCTTCTGGCGTCGGCCAAGCACGAGTACATAACCTGCAATCAAAGTCCAGATCACTGTATAACCCATGAATAAGTAAGTCATTTTCTATTCCTCCTTTATAGTTAACCCGCAAGCTTTTCCATTGCTTTTAATTTAGCCTTTTTGACGACATGCCTCATTTTCTCAATCTCGATTCCTTTGCGCATCAAGAACGCGTAGAGCAGGGTAATCGTAAAAATGGAGAACAGCAGTGCGACGAGCATATCAGGTTCAATCCCGCCCCCTGACTGGCTTTTCCCTTCCCCGAACACGATTGGGTGAAGCTTCGTATTCCACCAGCGAATGGCCATGAAAACGATCGGGACATTGATGACGCCAACGATGCCAAAAACAGCTGACAGCCTTGCGATTTTTTCCATTGAACCGTCCATCTTGCGGACGAACAGATAAGCAACGTAGATGAACCAGAGAATCAGGGTTGTAGCGAGGCGCGGTTCCCAGGTCCACCATGTATTCCAGCTTGATTTTCCCCAGATCATCCCGGTAATCAATGTAATCGTGGTGAACAGGACGCCGATTTCGGCAGAGATTCCTGCATTGATATGGTGCCGCAGTTTCGGTTTGATCAGCACCCTCACACTGTAATATCCAACGACACCGAAAGCGAGGAAGGCTACCCAGGCACTGCCAACGTGGAAATAAAATATTTTCTGGGTAACACCCATCATTTTTTCAACTGGCGACCAAATAAAAATCAGATAAAGTGCAATAAAAAATGACGGTATCAACGTAAACAGCAAGATCCGGTCGATCATGCCCGTATTCCTTTTCATCAAGACCCCTCCATAATAAATTCGAATAAGAAAAAGCACGCTGCCAGGAACAATAAATCATAAGCGGCCATCAACCTGATCCAGGACGCCGCATCGGCGATCATTTCATTTTCCAGAACGATTCTCGTCGCCTGTACACCTGCAATCAGCAGCGGGCTTAAAAGCGGCAGCAGCAAAACTGGCAAGAGCATTTCACTGTTTTTGGCGTTTGCCGACAGTGCTGCAAGGAATGTGCCGACAATGATGAAGCCCAGTGTTCCGATGACGACAATAAGGATGAACCAGCTGATTTTCCCAAGAAAGCGATAGTCGAACAGCAGGAATAGAACCGGGATGCTTACAAGCTGAACTGCCGTTACGAGTATAAAGTTCGCTAAAACCTTTCCGAGATAGATGCTTGAAGGATCGATTGGTGCAGAGCGCAATCCAGTCAATGCATCGTTTTCATGCTCAGACAGAAAGGATCGATTCAGTCCAAGAATCCCGGAAAACACGGTGATCAGCCAGACAAGGCCCGGAATGACAGCCTTCACCATATTGTTCGTCGGATCGAAAGCGAAGCTAAAGATAAGGACCACCAAACTGGAGAAGATGACCATCATCCCGATCGTCTGCTTCGTCTTGATCTCATTGTTAAGGTCTTTGCTGGCAATCGTCCATGCATCTCTAATGATTGACATCATGAGCTTTTCACCTCTGCCTCGTACCACTGCTTCATCTCAGCGAGGGTAACATCTTCTCCAAGCTGCCTGGCAGCGATGATTCTCCCTTTCTTCAGCAGGGCTGCCCTGTCAGCAAGTGCATGTACTTGTTCAAAGTCATGAGAAATGATGAGAATCGATGTCCCGCTGTCCCGTTTGTTTTTAATGATTTGATTCAATAGTGCAACCGCCTCCTGGTCGAGTCCGGTGTGCGGCTCATCAAGCATCAGAATTTCCGGGTCAGGCAGCAGCACTCTGGCAATCGCCAGCCGCTGCATCATTCCCCTTGAGAACGACCTGATTGGCATATCCCTGAAGAGGTAAAGACCGACTTCCTTCAAAAGTTCATTTGCTTTCCTGTCAAGGTCTTTCACCTTGTAAAGCTTACCGTAAAATTTTAGATTCTCGAGCGGGGACAGGTTATTGTACAGAAATGATTCATGACCTAAAAAGCCAATTCGCTGCTTAATCTGTGCTGAGTTTTTCTTAACCAGCTTTCCATCAAGCAGGATGTCCCCGCTGGTTGGCTGCAGCAATCCGACCGTACATTTGAAAAACGTACTCTTCCCTGCACCGTTAGGCCCTATTACTGCGAGGATTTCCCCTTTTTCCAAAGTAAGGGTGATGTTTCGCAATATCAGCTTATCCCCCAGCATCTTGGTCATTTTTCTTAATTCCAGCATGGTCCCCAACTCTTTCATCAAGTGTATTGTTCCAGTTCCTTGTTTACCTCGGTTAATTGGCGATGGTACTCGAGCTTTCTATTGTTAAACGTTTCTTCAGTAATTTCTGCTGAGACCAGCCTGCCTGGAAGTCCGGCAAGTTCTTCCTCGATCACTTTCTTTCTTAGTAAAAGGTGCCTGAACAACTGCTCCTCCTCTGTGTCTTCGGGTGCCGACCGATTTTTTCTTTGATAAAACCAATTCAGCGTAACCACTGCTCCAAAAAATATCAGCACAAAATGGGGATTCAACAGGTTCAAACCAGGAGCCGCCAGCCAGAAATTCACGAGCCATTCAGGATGATAGGCAGGTGCCATTCAACTCACCCCTTCTGCTGGCGAAGCTTCTTCAGTTCCCTGAAAATTTCTTCTTCCGCTTCGTCAGCCTTCAGTTTTGCTTTCCCTTTTGGCAGCGTCTTTTTCCCTGATGTGAGCAATTTTGTTTCTTCCTTTAACATTTCAGCCGCAAGGAGGTGATAATCCTCTTTCATCTTTTCAAAATCCTCACGGGTGATTTTCTTCATTAAAAAGTCCATTTCCAGCTCATTCACTGCGCTATACACCTGCTCAAGCGTCAACCTTTCACCATCTGCCTCCAAACCTTCGTTCCGCACTTCGGCTGACGAGAAGAAAGGTGAAATGATGAAGTAGAAGCAAGTAATGATAACGAGTGATCCAATTATTAAAAATACATACTCCATTTTGATCAGCTCCTAGAAAAGCTTCCGGCGCTCTTCGTCAAAAGTTTTTGATGCGATTTCCCTCTCGATTTCGGAATTCCATCCTGCCTTGTCTTCAACCTTTATTTCCGCCTTTTTGATGGTCAATTTCCTTAGCCAGAATCCGACAATCACACTTCCAATGCCGAAACCTGCAGCCGGCATTCCCCAGGCAATCCAGCCGCTCGTGCCGCCGCCCGGTGTTCTCAAGGCGGCCTGCCCGTATTCCTCTACATAAGATTGAATGATTTCCGGTTCTGACTTGCCCCCATTCAGCATTTCGACCACTTCATCGTAATAAACCTTCTTCACCGAACAGGTGGACAGTTCATGGTCCGCATGTCCCTGCATATCAAGCTGAGAGATGATGTGCTTGAATTCCTTTGAATTGTAAGTGAAAGCTGTAGTGATTCCTGGAATCACGATCAGCAACAGGAGTGTCGTCATCATAATCCTCTTTTTCATCCCCATCACCTTCCAACCTTCGGAATCGCCTTATTAATCTGGTAACGGAATGCAGTCGGCCGGCCGCCTGCGAGCGCAAATGCTGTGCCGATGACCATGATGATGCCGCCTGCCCAAATCCAGCTGACGAATGGATTCACTTTTACCATGAAAGTGACTTTGTCTTTGTTCTCCCAAGAACTGAGTACCACGTATAGGTCCTGGCTCCAGTTAGTCTTGATCGCTACTTCAGTCGACGGCTCGGGCCATGTCTCATAAAAGATTTTTTCCGGCTTGATTTTGCCGATGTCTTTGCCTTTATAAGTCACATCCAAATCCGCTTCGACAACGCCATTTCCGTTTTTCATATGTTCAGTAAGCTCGTTGAATTTCAGGCTGTATTCGCCAATCTTGATGCTGTTTCCGGAATCTACCGTTTTCAATATTTCTGTTGAGTAGGAGTGAGAAGAAATGACCCCCACCGCAATGACCGCGATACCGATATGGACGATATATCCGCCATACCGGCGCTGGTTTTTCACCGTCAGCTTGAAAGCAGCCTTCAGAATATTTTCCCTGGTTGCTTTCCTTCTTGCATTGATACCTCTTGCGAATTCAAGTACATGTGTACCGAACATAAAGCTTGTTGCCGATAATCCAATGATGGCGTAAATACCCTTGATGCCAAAAGCGAGCAGGATGATTGCGGTCACCACCCCCATTACTAGCGGCCAGAGCATGTTTTTCATGAATTTTTCAAGTACTGCTTTTTGCCAGGCAATGAGAGGACAGATTCCCATCAGCACAATCAGCACCAGTAAAATCGGGGCCATTACTTTATTAAAATAAGGCGCTCCCACATTGACCTTTGTTCCGGTGAAGGTTTCTGAAATCAGCGGATACATCGTGCCCCAGAAGACAGCGAATGCTGCTGCCACCAGGATCAAGTTGTTCAGAAGGAAGCTGCTTTCCTTTGAAAAGTAAGCTTCAATTGGGCTGCTTTCTTTCTTGATCAGTCCGTATCTGGTCATGACGATATAGAGTGAAAACAGCATCATGAACGCCATGAACACCAGGAAGTAAGTTCCCAAATTGCTGTCGCCAAAAGCATGGACACTAGTCAGGATGCCGCTTCGCACCAGGAAAGTACCGAACAATGTCAGGATATAAGATAGGATGATCAAACTTACATTCCACGTCTTCAGCATGTTCTTTCTTTCCTGAATCATGACCGAATGCAGGAAGGCCGATACGGTCAGCCACGGAAGGAAGGAGGCATTTTCAACCGGGTCCCATGCCCAGTAGCCGCCCCAGCCAAGCTCAAGATATGCCCACCAGCCGCCGATGACATTTCCAAGTGTCAGGAACAGCCATGCCAGCAAAGTCCATCTCCTTGTCAGCTTGATCCACTCTGAATCCATTCTCTTCAGGATCAGTGCGGCAATCCCGAATGCAAATGGTACCGCCAGTCCGACATACCCCATATAAAGCGTTACAGGATGGAGAATCATCCCGGGATTTTGAAGCATGGGATTGAGCCCTTTTCCATCAGCCGGAA
The nucleotide sequence above comes from Mesobacillus jeotgali. Encoded proteins:
- the ccmA gene encoding heme ABC exporter ATP-binding protein CcmA, yielding MLELRKMTKMLGDKLILRNITLTLEKGEILAVIGPNGAGKSTFFKCTVGLLQPTSGDILLDGKLVKKNSAQIKQRIGFLGHESFLYNNLSPLENLKFYGKLYKVKDLDRKANELLKEVGLYLFRDMPIRSFSRGMMQRLAIARVLLPDPEILMLDEPHTGLDQEAVALLNQIIKNKRDSGTSILIISHDFEQVHALADRAALLKKGRIIAARQLGEDVTLAEMKQWYEAEVKSS
- a CDS encoding sigma-54 interaction domain-containing protein, which produces MNTKLLHIPADIIETIVENAFEWLVVVDREGRIIYINHNYCEFLEVNREETIGRHVTEVIENTRMHIVAKTGKEELADLQYIKGNYMIANRVPIIKNGEVIAAFGTVFFRDTQEWMKMDSHVKSLITRMQPYIQKIDSGVKYTLDDILGESQQIINLKEKVKMVSNSDISILIRGESGTGKELFAHSIHQLSSRSQKPFIKVNCGAIPENLLESELFGYEEGAFTGAKKGGKKGKFQLADGGTLFLDEIGDMPLSMQVKLLRALQDGEIEPIGSTRSVSVNVRIIAATNRPLEKMIEEKRFREDLFYRVNVVPFSVPSLRERAEDLSLLIDHFINKVTNRLGKRIAGIDRQVMAVLKSYSWPGNIRELENIIEAAVHLTKGEQITLESLPDYMQTQNAIYRFNNKKLKDIMEETEKWVLKQSLERNQGDKILTANELGVSRSTLYDKLNKHDLL
- a CDS encoding TlpA family protein disulfide reductase, giving the protein MLKKIVPVIVIAAVLGLLGFLVSGLGGKTSAQAGDQAIDFELQDIDGNTYKLSDFKGQPVVLNFFATWCAPCIEEAPELEAFGKEYKDAKLLILAKGESKRRMEKYIGESGSKLTYLLDTKEEISKEYNVIGQPETIIVDGNGIIVERFSGPTTKDDLIAIIQEKTSP
- a CDS encoding cytochrome c-type biogenesis protein CcmH, with protein sequence MKKRIMMTTLLLLIVIPGITTAFTYNSKEFKHIISQLDMQGHADHELSTCSVKKVYYDEVVEMLNGGKSEPEIIQSYVEEYGQAALRTPGGGTSGWIAWGMPAAGFGIGSVIVGFWLRKLTIKKAEIKVEDKAGWNSEIEREIASKTFDEERRKLF
- a CDS encoding cytochrome c biogenesis protein gives rise to the protein MKRNTGMIDRILLFTLIPSFFIALYLIFIWSPVEKMMGVTQKIFYFHVGSAWVAFLAFGVVGYYSVRVLIKPKLRHHINAGISAEIGVLFTTITLITGMIWGKSSWNTWWTWEPRLATTLILWFIYVAYLFVRKMDGSMEKIARLSAVFGIVGVINVPIVFMAIRWWNTKLHPIVFGEGKSQSGGGIEPDMLVALLFSIFTITLLYAFLMRKGIEIEKMRHVVKKAKLKAMEKLAG
- a CDS encoding heme exporter protein CcmB encodes the protein MMSIIRDAWTIASKDLNNEIKTKQTIGMMVIFSSLVVLIFSFAFDPTNNMVKAVIPGLVWLITVFSGILGLNRSFLSEHENDALTGLRSAPIDPSSIYLGKVLANFILVTAVQLVSIPVLFLLFDYRFLGKISWFILIVVIGTLGFIIVGTFLAALSANAKNSEMLLPVLLLPLLSPLLIAGVQATRIVLENEMIADAASWIRLMAAYDLLFLAACFFLFEFIMEGS
- a CDS encoding ammonia-forming cytochrome c nitrite reductase subunit c552; this translates as MARNFRWAYLLLAAVMLIITGCSSSDEKATSASELKTGLSKDEISNEAFKDLFPLQYDSYKQNEKMEDTKYSGSVKRSKFDHDKEPYLPVLFNGYGFATEYNEDRGHIYANEDIRAIARITDKSIGSCLTCKSTAVPHMIEEMGDDYWSGNFNKDIWPKAEAMGHSPIGCSDCHDPQTMDLRVTRPSFIKAMESQGIDMSNPTKNDMRNYVCGQCHVEYYFAADNGEVTFPWANGFKPEDMYEYYETTAKEKGFEKDWVHNISGTPMLKSQHPDFETHIEGPHGEAGVTCADCHMPYDRVDGKKKISSHWWTSPLKTMDQSCATCHTNRDMEELKERVIGIQDTHMEALHKAEDISITSHYYVNKMITSGVSEEKIKQAQEHIRKGQWFWDIVAAESSAGFHNPQGAMDSLRVSIEESNAAINIAIEELTKKGVNLEEVKTEIEKVKKAVYDEKDNFKKKDKAVNSYFPAQQPAPKK
- a CDS encoding cytochrome c3 family protein produces the protein MLKKLLGIDKKMLLFIGVFAGIIVSVVTVKTLAYTDSPEFCSSCHIMTEVHDSFSDSNHAGLACGDCHLPHENMVKKYTYKAKAGMTHVYFNTLGEAKIPKVLHATGSSDEVINGNCISCHENTLDNVSHDAKDSCSSCHQAVPHGKGFKTEDYFKPPKPGELLEKKGGTMNNG
- a CDS encoding CcmD family protein codes for the protein MTYLFMGYTVIWTLIAGYVLVLGRRQKQLKKEIELLEEWNSDF
- a CDS encoding MDR family MFS transporter → MPRALWLLIIGMAVNVTGSSFLWPLNTIYIHEHLGKSLSVAGIVLMLNSAASVIGNLFGGSLFDKIGGYKSIILGIGITILALMGLTFWSGWPQYIFFLTLVGFGSGIVFPAMYAMAGSVWKEGGRKAFNAIYVAQNLGVAVGAALGGLVASYSFQLIFMANAAMYLIFMMIAVFGYRSINTRAAAQTNVLQENGAVKSHTKLYALLILSVGYLLCWVGYVQWQTTIAAYTQQLNISLNQYSILWTINGALIVLGQPVVNRLIKPFQNKMKLQIIIGMVIFMVSYAVAAGAQAFSGFVAGMVILTVGEMLIWPAVPTIANDLAPKGREGFYQGIVNSTATGGRMVGPLMGGILVDLYGMSMLFAILIAIIFIGIFTTVIYDRKLKEAHKVAASA
- a CDS encoding heme lyase CcmF/NrfE family subunit, whose amino-acid sequence is MYLIGNISIYLGIVIALYGIIANMAGIRKKSSKWLESARGAVLSLAFVSSIASFLLLYLLGTSQFQYKYVASYTNESLPMAYKLTAFWAGNAGSLLLWAFLLSIYAAMVVFSKEKRNPMMPYVSSILMLNILFFFTVMALNVNPFEMTDKIPADGKGLNPMLQNPGMILHPVTLYMGYVGLAVPFAFGIAALILKRMDSEWIKLTRRWTLLAWLFLTLGNVIGGWWAYLELGWGGYWAWDPVENASFLPWLTVSAFLHSVMIQERKNMLKTWNVSLIILSYILTLFGTFLVRSGILTSVHAFGDSNLGTYFLVFMAFMMLFSLYIVMTRYGLIKKESSPIEAYFSKESSFLLNNLILVAAAFAVFWGTMYPLISETFTGTKVNVGAPYFNKVMAPILLVLIVLMGICPLIAWQKAVLEKFMKNMLWPLVMGVVTAIILLAFGIKGIYAIIGLSATSFMFGTHVLEFARGINARRKATRENILKAAFKLTVKNQRRYGGYIVHIGIAVIAVGVISSHSYSTEILKTVDSGNSIKIGEYSLKFNELTEHMKNGNGVVEADLDVTYKGKDIGKIKPEKIFYETWPEPSTEVAIKTNWSQDLYVVLSSWENKDKVTFMVKVNPFVSWIWAGGIIMVIGTAFALAGGRPTAFRYQINKAIPKVGR
- a CDS encoding CueP family metal-binding protein, which gives rise to MKFKLLGMALLAAGLLAGCNSGEKTAEPEKQQQNIKELVSDYSSGKIKGDNASITSHELMVADSEGEKKVYDLSGEDFFVSIAPYENETHPUTNHSLTGCQGEMVEEEFDVYIEDMDGKVIVDEKIKSQANGFIDLWLPRDQKYTVLIEHNGKKAEAEISTFKNDNTCITTMQLM